In the genome of Rhinolophus ferrumequinum isolate MPI-CBG mRhiFer1 chromosome 24, mRhiFer1_v1.p, whole genome shotgun sequence, one region contains:
- the CDX1 gene encoding homeobox protein CDX-1 codes for MYVGYVLDKDAPVYPGPARPPSLGLGTQAYGPPPPLPGPPQYPDFTGYSHVEPAPAPPAAWSAPFSAPKDDWAAAYGPGPAAPAASPVPLAFGPPPDFSPVPAPPGPGPGLLAQPLGGPGAPSSPGAQRRTPYEWMRRSVAAGGGGGSGKTRTKDKYRVVYTDHQRLELEKEFHYSRYITIRRKSELAANLGLTERQVKIWFQNRRAKERKVNKKKQQQQQQQQQPPQPPPPAHEVTPTPAGPPLGGLCPSSTSLLGASSPMPVKEEYLP; via the exons ATGTACGTGGGCTATGTGCTGGACAAGGACGCTCCGGTGTACCCGGGCCCCGCCAGGCCCCCGAGCCTGGGCCTGGGCACGCAAGCCTACGGGCCCCCGCCCCCGCTCCCCGGGCCCCCACAGTACCCCGACTTTACCGGCTACTCTCACGTGGAGCCGGCCCCGGCGCCCCCTGCGGCCTGGAGCGCACCCTTCTCTGCGCCCAAGGACGACTGGGCCGCCGCCTATGGCCCGGGCCCCGCGGCCCCCGCTGCTAGCCCAGTCCCGCTGGCATTCGGGCCCCCTCCGGACTTTAGCCCGGTGCCCGCGCCCCCTGGGCCTGGCCCAGGCCTCCTGGCGCAGCCCCTCGGCGGCCCGGGCGCACCGTCTTCGCCCGGAGCGCAAAGGCGGACTCCCTACGAGTGGATGCGGCGCAGTGTGGCGGCCGGAGGCGGCGGTGGCAGCG GTAAGACCCGGACCAAGGACAAGTACCGCGTGGTCTACACGGACCATCAGCGCCTGGAGCTGGAAAAAGAGTTCCACTATAGCCGTTATATCACCATCCGGCGGAAATCAGAGCTGGCCGCCAATCTGGGGCTCACTGAACGGCAG GTGAAGATCTGGTTCCAAAACCGGAGGGCAAAGGAGCGCAAAGTGAATaagaagaagcagcagcagcaacagcagcagcagcagcccccgCAGCCCCCACCACCAGCCCACGAAGTCACCCCCACTCCCGCTGGGCCGCCCTTGGGGGGCCTGTGCCCCAGCTCCACCAGCCTCCTGGGCGCCTCCTCCCCAATGCCT